A portion of the Glycine max cultivar Williams 82 chromosome 10, Glycine_max_v4.0, whole genome shotgun sequence genome contains these proteins:
- the LOC100775252 gene encoding RNA polymerase II-associated protein 3 has translation MAAETKEVSGSEMSLKDQGNEFFKSGKYLKAAALYTQAIKQDPSNPTLYSNRAAALLQLDKLNKALDDAEMTIKLKPQWEKGYFRKGSILEAMKRYDDALAAFQIALQYNPQSQEVTKKIKKINQLMKDSKRAQEVENMRSNVDMAKHLDTFKTEMSGKYGLEEGWKDLFSFLVETMETAVKSWHETSSVDARVYFLLDKEKTDTDKYAPVVNIDKAFESPHTHGNCFAFLRQYAEESFSKAACLVTPKNIIAYPQVWKGQGPRKWKHAQSDGFFVQFESPSLRKLWFIPSSNEKGQTLCRDPEVLDIGAHEVLPRLLKENLPHS, from the exons ATGGCAGCAGAGACGAAAGAAGTTTCAGGTTCGGAGATGTCTCTAAAGGATCAGGGCAACGAGTTTTTCAAGTCAGGAAAGTATCTCAAAGCTGCTGCACTCTACACTCAAGCCATCAAGCAAGACCCTTCTAACCCTACTCTCTATAG TAACCGTGCTGCAGCATTACTGCAATTGGATAAGCTTAATAAAGCTCTAGATGATGCAGAGATGACAATCAAATTAAAACCCCAATGGGAAAAG GGATATTTCAGGAAGGGAAGCATATTGGAGGCCATGAAACGATATGATGAC GCTTTAGCTGCCTTTCAGATAGCATTGCAGTATAACCCGCAAAGTCAAGAAgtaacaaaaaagataaagaagatAAACCAACTGATGAAAGATAGCAAGCGAGCTCAAGAAGTGGAGAATATGAGATCCAATGTTGACATGGCCAAACATTTAGATACATTCAAAACTGAAATG TCCGGGAAGTATGGATTAGAAGAAGGCTGGAAAGATTTGTTCTCATTCCTTGTTGAGACTATGGAGACAGCTGTAAAATCATGGCATGAAACTTCTTCAGTGGATGCTAGAGTTTACTTTCTTCTTGATAAGGAAAAGACAGACACCGATAAGTATGCCCCAGTTGTGAATATTGATAAG GCCTTTGAATCACCACATACACATGGCAACTGCTTTGCATTTCTTAGGCAGTATGCTGAGGAGTCTTTCTCCAAAGCAGCCTGCTTGGTGACTCCGAAGAACATCATTGCTTATCCACAG GTCTGGAAGGGCCAAGGACCAAGAAAGTGGAAACATGCACAAAGTGATGGTTTCTTTGTTCAATTTGAGTCTCCTTCCCTGCGAAAGCTGTGGTTTATACCAAGTTCGAATGAAAAGGGGCAGACATTATGCAG GGATCCAGAGGTTTTGGACATTGGTGCTCATGAAGTTCTTCCCCggttattaaaagaaaatctgCCCCATTCTTAG
- the IQD34 gene encoding protein IQ-DOMAIN 34 produces MGRTGKWLRSLLTGKRSDREKEKEKEKCGTNMCLLNGITSTTETENPTTPVSTTTTTKEKRRWSFRRSPASRELNLAESGAIASSVTVQNAENDQREHDPDSNGLSTRCSEEAAAIKIQSVFRSYLARKALYALRGLVKLQALVRGHLVRKQARETLRCIQALVIAQARARAQRARMVLEDQNLSPYRITTEENFFMLMHNEMDSGLEENAKIVEMAVCESKGNSRGRNSAANREPSDHRFSAYYSSNGSYSKEEKYNASSPAPSTLTELSPRACNGHFEECSFSTAQSSPYYYSEEVSRVDNKITKAPFAFPKPAYTEPMSYDYPLFPNYMANTESSRAKARSQSAPKSRPDSNERQPSRRRASVEGRNVPRPVRMQRSSSHVGFTAQNYQYPCSIKLDRSIVSECGSTSTVITNTNSNYFT; encoded by the exons ATGGGGAGGACAGGGAAATGGCTCAGGAGCTTGTTGACAGGGAAGAGATCAgacagagagaaagagaaggaaaaggaaaaatgtgGCACCAACATGTGTTTGTTGAATGGCATCACAAGCACAACAGAAACAGAAAATCCAACCACACCagtttcaacaacaacaaccaccaaGGAGAAAAGAAGGTGGAGTTTCAGGAGATCACCAGCTTCCAGGGAACTGAATCTTGCAGAATCTGGTGCCATTGCTTCTTCAGTCACAGTGCAAAATGCTGAGAATGATCAAAGGGAGCATGATCCTGATTCCAATGGGTTGTCAACAAGATGTTCTGAAGAGGCTGCAGCTATTAAAATTCAATCGGTGTTTCGGTCCTACTTG GCAAGAAAGGCACTGTATGCTCTCAGAGGACTAGTGAAGTTGCAGGCATTGGTGAGGGGTCACTTGGTGAGAAAACAGGCCAGGGAGACACTGAGATGCATTCAGGCTTTGGTCATAGCACAAGCCAGGGCTCGTGCTCAGAGGGCGCGGATGGTGTTAGAAGATCAAAACCTATCACCCTACAGAATAACCACTGAGGAAAACTTCTTCATGCTTATGCATAAT gAAATGGACAGTGGTTTGGAAGAGAATGCCAAGATTGTGGAGATGGCTGTTTGTGAATCCAAAGGCAACTCAAGAGGAAGAAACAGCGCTGCGAATCGCGAGCCTTCTGATCATAGATTTTCTGCATATTACTCATCAAACGGTTCATACTCAAAGGAGGAAAAGTACAATGCATCATCACCTGCACCATCAACACTGACAGAATTGAGTCCAAGAGCATGCAATGGTCATTTTGAGGAGTGTTCATTCAGCACAGCACAAAGCAGTCCCTATTACTACTCAGAAGAAGTGTCAAGAGTggataataaaattacaaaggCTCCATTTGCATTCCCTAAACCAGCATACACAGAACCCATGTCCTATGACTACCCTTTGTTTCCAAACTACATGGCGAACACGGAATCGTCGAGGGCCAAAGCCAGATCACAGAGTGCACCAAAGTCAAGGCCAGATTCGAACGAGAGGCAGCCAAGCCGAAGAAGAGCTTCAGTGGAAGGAAGAAATGTCCCAAGGCCAGTGAGGATGCAAAGGTCATCTTCACATGTTGGTTTCACTGCCCAAAACTACCAATATCCATGCTCAATAAAGCTTGACAGGTCCATAGTCAGTGAGTGTGGCTCTACAAGTACAGTGATCACAAACACAAACTCTAATTACTTCACATGA
- the LOC100807319 gene encoding uncharacterized protein isoform X2, translating into MAFASVIAIVAFLLLQPLSTTSDFLSPLLSPIFDDVCKEVECGKGTCKPSKNSTFLFECECHQGWKQSLSNDDDESSLKFLPCIVPNCTLDYSCSKAPAPVQEKATKSNESIFYACHWVDCGGGSCNKTSMFSYNCECDAGYYNLLNVTAFPCFRECSLGMGCSELGISMTNSSTSTPPALNDNIKNEGSAILQGSFFWLVMLIMFMAKLQLQ; encoded by the exons ATGGCCTTTGCAAGTGTCATAGCCATTGTTGCATTTCTTCTTCTACAACCTCTTTCAACTACTTCTGACTTCCTTTCTCCTTTGCTTTCTCCCATCTTTG ATGATGTCTGCAAAGAAGTGGAATGTGGAAAAGGAACATGTAAACCTTCCAAGAACAGCACTTTCTTGTTTGAATGCGAGTGTCATCAGGGTTGGAAACAGAGTCTTtccaatgatgatgatgagtcAAGCTTGAAGTTTCTTCCTTGCATCGTTCCCAATT GTACATTGGACTACTCTTGCTCCAAAGCCCCTGCCCCTGTTCAAGAAAAGGCAACAAAGTCCAATGAGTCAATTTTTTATG CTTGCCACTGGGTTGATTGTGGAGGTGGCTCATGCAACAAGACATCCATGTTCTCCTATAATTGTGAATGTGATGCTGGCTATTACAATCTTCTAAATGTCACTGCCTTCCCTTGCTTCAGAGAAT GTTCTCTTGGCATGGGTTGCTCTGAACTTGGAATATCAATGACAAACTCATCTACTTCCACACCACCAGCTTTGAATGACAACATTAAGAATGAGG GTAGCGCGATTCTACAAGGAAGCTTTTTTTGGCTGGTCATGCTAATTATGTTTATGGCAAAGCTTCAATTACAATAG